tttttttgtcctattaatttttctttcataGTTTCTATTAAAACATCACATATTCCTACAGctacattttttgaaagtaattttgttttaatatcttgtaaaattttttctatatcaCTTTCTTCAATAGTATTATTAGAtgaaaacattttaaaaatagaatCGTTTAATTGgcttataatattatttttagtttCAACTGTAGAAGAATCACTTGAATCATCAAATTCTCCTTCATATTTAACAATttcatttgaattatttttattttcattttttgatgaATAATCTAATTTAtcaatatctttttttgttatttttttatttaattcccATTCtcttgcatttttttttgttttaccttttttattgtcaCGTTTTCCACTTGCTTCGgaatcattttcatcattagCTTCTCCTCCTTCGCTTTTATTGttagaattatttttgttggCTGAATCAGTGGTTGATCTTTCCATTGCTTTGTCTGATTCttctaatatttttaaaaactgTTTATCAAAGTTAATTGGTAAGTCATATTCAAAAAGATTAAAATTTGGGGGGattaattttacaaaatgttttttaattttattaaataagttATCAAGATATGCAGAATTTTGAATTCCTTGATATACAATCAATATTACCATGTCTAGATCGTTTACAAATTTCcattttgaataatatttattatgctTATTACTAAATTCTTCATGTTGTCCTTCTATTAAAcctgtttttataattgtccttataatattttcttcaatttCATAAAAGTTGTATGACCACAACACAATCCCTcctttattaaaaatgtttattacATCGATCATTTTCgtctttccttttttatatgcatatgaatattatacACATTTATGAGAAGctagaaaagaaaaaactgATCATTACAAAATAGGCCACGCCAAACAAACTCAaagtaaaattatattaacagAATACTAgtttgtaatatatatatttttactttgattttatttttttattatctttttaGCTATATGCTAGCAAGAGGAACATGCTTCGAATCGAATGTGGagttaaataaaatcaaGCAGGTCACACATACACACATAGCTTATACTAATATAacacatacatatattatcatattgCTTACccaaaattgtattttaaaacaCAATTTTGTTCTGTTAAGGTACCAAtacaatttatatatttttattttaaaaatatttttcgattgtataaaaattatgaataaattgatatacatataaatgacataaatataatatacatgttttaaaaaaatgtgtaagggtgaaaaaatatattactttaaaatggtatatattatatataagcaAGCATAAGCTTATTTGTATGTGCTGGagattaacaaaaaaattatatattgggTGTGAAGGGGTATACACTATTTAACAACTTATGAAGATAAGCAATGAGCAATCAAAAGCGTTCAAATAGTGTTaagaaaatatgcaaaaaatatatattccatataataaaaaattaaaaacaaaaaaaaaaaattaataaagcGATAAATAAAgtgaaatataaatatgaaaatatagctCGCATAAAATTACATTATTTGGAAtatcttatatataaaaattaacgaaaaataaagtgtataataataatcaaataaggtaaatgaaataaaaataaaaaatgaaaagtaAAATTTTGGGAGGtctattttatgaataattgtcacatgttttttcttcatacatgattatcataatttaaaacaagAAAAGAAAACGAATGAAAGGGAAtaggaaataaataaatatattcaaaataaaataaatactatGCATATGTAAAACAAGTAgtaaaattggaaaaaatatgaaaaggttaaaataaaatattgtaaagTATATTAAAACGGAATATTACCCTATTTTGTTGTTTTCATTCCGTATTGCTCTACTTGCTTTTTATATAGGAAACTAAAAATACGGAAATAAAAGAGAATAGTAAAGccgtgcatatatatataatgcaaTATATACGTGTCATAGATAAATACGTATATgaattatgaatatttttttatatggcCCCCCGATTTAGTTAAAATAAGtcacatttatattatgcttaaaaataatttttaattttctattattaGATAGGTATATTAATCATTTAAGAGGAATATAAATCCATTATGAATTTTTCCATACctgatttatttatatatttgtaaatatcctcgtaaaattatgtaacatttttaaaaattgataacaaaaatatatatgtaaacaTGTTATTGCAAATTAGGCAATTTTGACCTTAATGGTTAATTATAAACTGTTTCAAACGGGTTTGAAAAGCTGTTACATATTCTACATACGAAAAATATGTGAGATATAACTTTCCTATAGTGTCAGACCACCAAATACGCatgcatttatatatgtacaatatatatcaaaaaaaatataatatatattttgtcaAGACCATGgtgtaataaatatagaaggCTGCCTCCTTTCAATGATTGGCCTGTGGTTGGctttgtaatatatatatgcaatgtataaaagattttaaattttgttttcctTTCTTTGAGTTTTATCATAAAAGATGAGTAAAGTTGTAGCGGATTTGTTAGCAAAtgctaataaaaaattgttgcAAAAAATTGTGATATCGTCtggaaaaacaaaaaatattgatttAGTATATGGACAAGATATAATcaaaatgtatttaaaaaaatatgtagaattatgtaataaatttatagaattatttatacaattatgtgaattaattaaaaaattagataACAATTTAGGAGAATATGATTTACAACCTTTTgatatggaaataaaaaatcatacATTAAATggcaataattttttgaagaaaaaagaaaaggaaaaatttttaaaagaaactcaaataaatatcgaaaaaacaataggggatataaaatataaccTTTTAAATACTcgtgaatatataaaaaaggtgaaagaattatatttgttaatatatatatacatatataatttttattttaatataaatatgcttGATGagtatttacaaaaaaacagTATAAATAGCAATAATAATTgcacacacaaaaaaagCCAGACATATAATGATGCTGCCAATATAGGGAATAGCAAAACAGCTTATGAACATCCGCTTATTGATAAATTcgtaaatttaaataatatatgtaattttgaatttgctgaatttatttcaaaggatatatttatttctttattttattcggATAAAGATATTGCAAAGATTTCTAAAAAATGTCTTCATTGGAAGGATATTGAAAAAGACCATAGTGTTATTGACAATATTGGGAATGATAACAGTATTGTAATTCGATTGAAcgaaatatgtttttatttttttatgacagttattatatattatattgaaaatgatttaaagttacgaataaaaatgtttatatcattaataaataagattcataaaaataaattaaatttaaaaaaatataatttaatactTAAACATAATCCATATTTaagtaaaattaaaaaattgacatgcatatttttataaaaaatattacatatccattttttttttttttatcattatttttttttttgtattaaatCGCTAGCTAGGATGTGCATACACGCacacattaaaaaaaaacattttttttaaattaaaacaaattgtaatttattataagagtcatttaataaattacatAACATAATCGTTAACAAAAAGAAGAGAGTATATAGAAATTGCAGTTGTATACAAAGCCATGAAAATGATCTGCAAAggggaaaataaataaatataatatgttagctataaataaaattagcataaataaaaagctacaaaatgaataataggTGTAAGCATAAACATGTAGAAAGAaatgtgtgcatatattcGTGTCTTACATTTATAATAGTTCTGTCGCTGTTATCAGATACCAAAACATGCATCCATCTGTAAGTATAAATAACTTCCATTACTACTATACTGGTTACAACTATGATGGGCGCTATGCGTTTTATTGTTAGTCTATAAAAagttgataaaaataaataataataatagtaatttAGTAGAGCAAAGGCAGtaagaatataaatgaagTGCAAtggcataaaaatataactataatataaaagctCTTTAAGCAATATGTAGGTgtgtataatattatctTACTTATCAACGATAGCCTTATGAAGCTCATATGCGGCAACggctaaaaaaaaatatatatataatatatcagttatatatataagcatatagagatatatacaattttatttatggtTTATTCTGTTCAAAACATACCTGAAAAAAATCCTATAATAACTTCTCTATATACCAATAAAGAGTCTTCAACATGTACTTGAATTATGGCCTTTAACATAAAGATGGTTAAATCAGCAACAGGCATAATAAAGcacgaaaaaataaaagttgCAAAGGTATTActattaatgaaaattgaCCTTattctgaaaaaaaaaaaaaatcaaaaactTTTATGTATTACCTTCCAAACATAGATAAATTATGATGCTTTAGcgaaacattttttatatatgaacattcatatatattattacaatttaTCTAATTTTGGGaagattatatttttcttttggaTTTTGGGGCCAGGCGCTTCCCATGTATACAActataaagaaataaattgattataataataaaataagtaaattGCACACATATGGTAGTATTTATGATAAGCTATGCATagtatatgaatatatttttttctactaACTTccattttgaaatatttcataatcTGCATGCTCAACCAAATTCCAAATAAATTACATCCCAGAAGATCTAGAAAGATCTACAAAAAGTAAATTGCATGCGCATACAATGTTTTATAGAATATGTTgtagttatatatattatgaatttGAAGAAATTATATGCTAGAATAAACTGAAAAGGCTCATTCACAATATGGGTGTGCGAATATCTTTTGTACTTACATGGTCCCACCAGCATTCGTAAAAATTTGGAAGTATATGTCTTAATTTAAGTTCAattaattcaaataaaatactatccacatttaaatataaaaaatttcgGAGTATAAATCCTTTGCCAGTCCATCCCAATAAGTGTGCCACTACAAATCTATcaattttttcctttaaaaaaaaatacatatacattAATGTTAGGATAAtgttattatcatttttatacatttatatattcatatttattttttgtttttttttaatacataaatGTTTTCCAGTGAGTTGCAATTGTTCATATATGCGCGCTCGACCTTGGTAAAACGTATACTTGGCTTGACATATTTAAGAACTATTTGAAGTTCATTGATTGGCTAAgtaggaaaaaaaataaagcagtaattttgtataagcTTAATAACAGtgtgataataatatttatacatgttattttatattatttattttgatcttacataataatgaataaataacaCTGTTGCAAAGTATAAGGCTCCAAATCCatacattaaaattttaaaagattCCCTCTTTATGTTAGTAACATGGTGGGCCATAAACcaaaatattgaaaaaaaattgagaaCAAAAACAATTGAAGATCTGAAAAAAGTTAAAGTTGTTTATGTATGCATACACAAGATCAGTAAAAGCTAAATTAGGCATATCATGGAAATATTGTGAAGCATATTTCCTTTCGCTCTCGATATTTTCATGTCTTATTAATAAGTACAACATGTTCTTACATTATTATTCGTGttttaaaatcaaaatagGGAGCTGCAAATGACAATAATAACGATCCCAATCCTAAAATTCCTACTGAGCAGTCTTTTATCCTATtaaggaaaataaatataataattaatatggggaaatatgtatttgcatatgtatgtaaatatatttttttaaattttatgttacattttttttattttcttctaattaaaatattcagccccaataattattaaaacagCCTTATTACTGTATGAAATTTATTCTGTACATTACGCAATGTGACAAGtgtttcatatttatatatctgAAAAAGGCaacaaaattgtatttCCATTTGTACTTGTGCATACACATTTATAGCAGCATTTACgaacaaatgaaatatattattttataaaaaattggtgtaaatatatgtattttaaaaatatgaaatagtTATAATTAGCTTGTAAAAGCAATGTACCTTTTACTTTGGTAGGCAGATTGCTTTAGAATGCAAATCGaactataatataatttttgtcaCAGCGGAATGAAACTAAATTACACAATTTTAAAGCTaattaaatacataaactagtaaatatgatgatatataaatacaagtGTAATTTAcaacatatatacacacacatatatagtgaataaaaaaggaaatttaattatcctttacattataatttataaataattaagtTTACATACTTTATAAGGAAACCATTAAAATCTtgtatatgaaatattattgcaATTTGTgttatgtattatatgcaaCAAAACAAGTGTGTATTAGTTCTAGTACTAtacaattattaaaaaaaattatatacataatatatatatgtataataaataaaaaaaatgacaaGTTACAAAACAAGTGTGTACTTGCTCTAATACAAcacaattataaaaaaaatatatatattatataaatatgtattgtatatatttataataaaagaattaaGTAGCTAAACGAATATGTCACTacaataatacaaaaataaagcaaGCAATTTTAATTCCCTGGCTATACTAAGATTGTAATATTGTGTATGAAGCTATTATGCCAAATAagtatgataaaaaataaaaaaaaataaatacattaaaaaatgtaatttgattgaataaatatagtttttaatatatttctttatcaaaaattttgatgaatattttgatattataaaaaattaaatgagaGTTTTGCCATTTTGCACTgagaatataaattatatttacatgaaggtatgaataaatttattatacaatatcatatttgtataatttacTGTTACTTCAACAAATacgatatatttttaatataacaattttattgtcatatttacaaataatatgctatttttcttttatttcttaaaatatgaagaaaaggagactagctattttttttttttttttttttttttaagaaaatatCTTTACAATGAATTGTAGAGCTGTCATAATTAATATgctacatatataaaaataatttttactaAATCTGTTATATACCTTAAGGTcaatacaataaatatataacaacataaataataaaaatatacatacaaaAACAATGatatactattattttcaaatggAAAGTTATAATGTACCTCGTGTGTGAATGGTATTTGGTGGAACTCATtctttgtaaatattttataagcaTAAAAGCTTTTTGCACATTAAAATgggtttaaaaaatatgcttaaaaaatttgtttaattaTGCTTTTTA
This genomic interval from Plasmodium chabaudi chabaudi strain AS genome assembly, chromosome: 11 contains the following:
- a CDS encoding signal recognition particle receptor subunit alpha, putative codes for the protein MIDVINIFNKGGIVLWSYNFYEIEENIIRTIIKTGLIEGQHEEFSNKHNKYYSKWKFVNDLDMVILIVYQGIQNSAYLDNLFNKIKKHFVKLIPPNFNLFEYDLPINFDKQFLKILEESDKAMERSTTDSANKNNSNNKSEGGEANDENDSEASGKRDNKKGKTKKNAREWELNKKITKKDIDKLDYSSKNENKNNSNEIVKYEGEFDDSSDSSTVETKNNIISQLNDSIFKMFSSNNTIEESDIEKILQDIKTKLLSKNVAVGICDVLIETMKEKLIGQKKTMFSLNVKKTVSTIFSDTLQSILIPKDSVDVLRSALEAKSLGKLYSICFLGVNGVGKSTNLAKVCYYLKSKGNLKIMIAACDTFRAGAIEQLRIHAKCLDVHLFEKGYGKNAAAIAKDAISYAKKEKYDVILIDTAGRMQDNEPLMRSLGKLILINNPDLILFVGEALVGNDAIDQLKKFNQTLIDATCDTNKRTIDGIILTKFDTVDDKVGTALSMVYLTGRPIVFVGVGQKYTHLKKFNVNMVVKALS
- a CDS encoding phosphatidylserine synthase, putative, which translates into the protein MIKDCSVGILGLGSLLLSFAAPYFDFKTRIIISSIVFVLNFFSIFWFMAHHVTNIKRESFKILMYGFGALYFATVLFIHYYPINELQIVLKYVKPSIRFTKVERAYMNNCNSLENIYEKIDRFVVAHLLGWTGKGFILRNFLYLNVDSILFELIELKLRHILPNFYECWWDHIFLDLLGCNLFGIWLSMQIMKYFKMELYTWEAPGPKIQKKNIIFPKLDKLIRSIFINSNTFATFIFSCFIMPVADLTIFMLKAIIQVHVEDSLLVYREVIIGFFSAVAAYELHKAIVDKLTIKRIAPIIVVTSIVVMEVIYTYRWMHVLVSDNSDRTIINIIFMALYTTAISIYSLLFVNDYVM